Sequence from the Rhodanobacter sp. genome:
TTGAGGCCGGCGGTGATGTCGCGCGCCTCGGCCTTGCTGTCGTGGTTCCAGGCCACTTCGGCATACGGCGCCAGCATGGTGCTGCCGGCTTGCCAGTGGCCCTGCACGCGCCAGCCCAAGGTGCCGATCAATGCATCGCGCTGCTGGCGGCCGAACCACATCGCGGTACTGTCGTCGCCGTGTTCGCTGTAGCCGTTGATCTTGACGGTCTGCCATTCCGCGTTCGCGAACGGGCCGGTGCGGACGCTGCCCATGTCGAACCACCAGCCGCCGGTGAGGCCGCCGCCGAGATGCGAGCCATCGGCCTTGCCGCTCTCGTTGCGGGAAGCGGCGCCAATCTGGATGCGGCGATCAATGTCGCTGAAGTTGGACTGGCCGAAGTTCAGATAGCCGCCGAGGTAGCCGCCGCCCTGATGATAGGTGACGTAGCCGAGGCCGCTGATGTCCTGCATCTTGTAGCCGCCGCCACCGGCGGTGTCGGCATGGCTCTGGCCAACGCCCAGCGCGATGCCGGCGGAGACGTTGTCGCTGGCGCGCACGTCCACGCCCAGCGTGAGGTTGACGTCGTTGCTGCTGGCCCTGGGCGAGTTGCTCTGCGCGTCGAAGCTCTGGTGCGCATAGTCCACGTTCACGAAGGCGCGGGTGTCGCTGCCGTTGCCGTCGGCGAGCATTTCGTTGCGGATCGCGCGGGTCTGCGCGGTGCTGGCCGCCAGCGGCGCCTCGCCCAGCAGGGAAATCTGGCCGGGAGCGGCGATTTCGGACAGCACCACCTCGGACAGCATCTTGTGCGCGGCCGTGGTCGGGTGCACGCCGTCGGCGAAGAGATAGGTCTGGTCGGTGCCCGGGGCGTAGGTCACCGGTGCGCCGGAACCCTGCGGTCCGCACTGCACCGAGCTGCCGCTGCCGCCGGTGCAGGCGGGCGCGGTGACATTGCTGAAGCCGTAGGCCGAAGGATTGGCGATCACTTCGTTGATGAGCGCGTAGGTATTCACCGGAATCACGTTGAGGCCGGCGCCGCTGAGCTGCTTCAGCCCGGAACTCAGCGTGCTGTTGAACAGCACCGACAGCTGGGTGGCGCCGGCCGAGGCGGCGGCGCCGCCGGCCATGGCTTCCGGCGTCGCGCCGATGTTCGGCAGGTTGTACACCACCACGTAGCGGGCGCCGCTGGCCTGCATCTGGCCCAGCAGGCCCAGCTCGGTCATGGCGGCGTTCACGGTGCCGCTGGACAGGGTCGTGGTGTTGGTGGTGGTGGAGGTCAGGTAGAAGATGTCATTGGCGCCGCCCCACACCTGGTACAGCGCGTTCGCGTCGGCATGGCCGCCGTTGGCCGCCAGGTACATCTGGAACTGCTGCGGCAGGGTCGGCACGGGCGCCACGCCCTGCACCACGCCGGCGCCGCCGAAGGCGTAGTCGGTGCCGCCCAGCAGCGATGCCTGGATCGGGTCGCCGAGTCCCGCGGCGACCAGTTCCGCGGACGTCTGGCCCGGATTGGTGGTGAAACGCATCGGCGTGGGCGAGCCCAGCGAAAGCGAGAGGTTGCCGGCGTCGCTCAGGCTGTCGCCGAACACGACGACCTTGCTGAAGTCGGTGGCACTGGCGGCCGTGCTGAACAACAGGGCGGCGGCGATGGCGCCGACTAGATGGCGGGTACGAGGCATGCGAACACTCCTGTGGCCGGGATGGCCTTGTTAGCTGGGCGTTACGGTAAGGCATCCCATACGGAACCGCATGCTGCAGCGCATCGCTGCAACAGGCGGCTTCGCGGGGGCGGTTGTTTCAGCGCTTGATCGCGCGTGCCAGCGCGTCGGCGAACGCGCTGTTGGCCGGGGCGGGCGCCTGCTTGGGCGCGACGCCCGGGCGGGGGCCGCGTGGGTCGCGCTGGCCGGGACGCGCATCGCCCGCCGAGGGCTTACCGCGCGCTTGGCCGGGCTCGTCGTCCAGCCGCATCGACAGGCCGATGCGCTGGCGCGGCAAGTCCACCTCCATCACCTTGACCTTGACGATGTCGCCGGCCTTCACCGCATCGCGCGGGTCCTTCACGAAGGTGTGCGACAGTGCGGAGACGTGGACCAGGCCGTCCTGGTGCACGCCGATGTCGACGAAGGCGCCGAACGCGGCGACGTTGGTGACGCGGCCTTCGAGGATCATGCCGGGCCTGAGATCCTTCACGTCCTCGACGCCCTCGGCGAAGCTGGGCGCGACGAACTCGGGGCGTGGATCGCGGCCGGGCTTTTCCAGCTCCTTGAGGATGTCGCGCACGGTGGGCACGCCGAACTTCTCGTCGGTGAACTGTTCGGCCTTGAGGCCGCGCAGGAAGCCGCTGTCGCCGATGAGGTTGCGCACCTCGCGGCCGCACTGGGCGATGATGCGCTCGACCACCGGATAGGCTTCCGGATGCACTGCGCTGGCGTCCAGCGGGTTGTCGCCGTTGGGCACGCGCAGGAAGCCGGCGCACTGCTCGAACGCCTTGTCGCCGAGCCGCGGCACTTTCAAGAGCGCCTTGCGGTTGGCGAACGGGCCGTTGGCATCGCGGTGCTTCACCACGTTCTCGGCCACCGAGGCAGTGAGGCCGGCGACGCGCGAGAGCAGCGCGGCCGAGGCGGTGTTCACGTCCACGCCCACGGCGTTCACGCAGTCCTCGACCTTGGCGTCCAGCGCGCGCGCCAGTTTCACCTGGTTGACGTCGTGCTGGTACTGGCCGACGCCGATCGCCTTGGGTTCGATCTTCACCAGTTCGGCCAGTGGATCCTGCAGGCGGCGGGCGATGGAGACCGCGCCGCGCAGGCTGACGTCGAGATCGGGGAATTCCTTGGCGGCCGTTTCCGACGCCGAGTACACCGAGGCGCCGGCT
This genomic interval carries:
- a CDS encoding autotransporter domain-containing protein, whose protein sequence is MPRTRHLVGAIAAALLFSTAASATDFSKVVVFGDSLSDAGNLSLSLGSPTPMRFTTNPGQTSAELVAAGLGDPIQASLLGGTDYAFGGAGVVQGVAPVPTLPQQFQMYLAANGGHADANALYQVWGGANDIFYLTSTTTNTTTLSSGTVNAAMTELGLLGQMQASGARYVVVYNLPNIGATPEAMAGGAAASAGATQLSVLFNSTLSSGLKQLSGAGLNVIPVNTYALINEVIANPSAYGFSNVTAPACTGGSGSSVQCGPQGSGAPVTYAPGTDQTYLFADGVHPTTAAHKMLSEVVLSEIAAPGQISLLGEAPLAASTAQTRAIRNEMLADGNGSDTRAFVNVDYAHQSFDAQSNSPRASSNDVNLTLGVDVRASDNVSAGIALGVGQSHADTAGGGGYKMQDISGLGYVTYHQGGGYLGGYLNFGQSNFSDIDRRIQIGAASRNESGKADGSHLGGGLTGGWWFDMGSVRTGPFANAEWQTVKINGYSEHGDDSTAMWFGRQQRDALIGTLGWRVQGHWQAGSTMLAPYAEVAWNHDSKAEARDITAGLNSMNGSFALSGYMPDKTWGSADLGLSAQFNARLSGWVGYSGRFSDNSQKYNSVNLGMKYAF